From the genome of Halomonas sp. MCCC 1A13316, one region includes:
- the fliK gene encoding flagellar hook-length control protein FliK: MSGITPLLDTLLHQVLGKRIDTAPPRDLTEPVRPVDPGEGPRALHSDSRLEGRRPGMAPLPGTGTPAPRGDGLVPRGDPALPPASSQTHFSPSARTIADLLVRFPAPPSVLSTGSPLMRADEPPNATTLAARLQTGVRDSGLFYESHLSRWYRGEMSRQQLEGEPQMLRTLRFTPAAPGNAPAAASSASMAAPNAGSVMTSGAQVMLPAGQVQPAPAAPGQALPGQALPGQALQGQAASAANSYIATESLYPAAARGERAGGESQATASGQARDAVQPGAPRAEGPELAGREAAEQLIRSRSVGGEPVHESLQGLVRHQLEMLVTPVLRWEGDVWSGIFMALMIQLPAGARHEHEGTAEGEDESQQEAWHSELQLTVPSLGEIRVAMWLQEKRIRLQLLARDDATLQILERGVPQLEQRLRDAGLASVLVDARPWDREKGGTDDGVEA; encoded by the coding sequence GTGAGTGGCATCACGCCACTGCTCGATACACTGCTCCACCAGGTGCTGGGCAAACGTATCGATACGGCCCCTCCCCGTGATCTGACCGAGCCGGTTCGGCCGGTCGACCCGGGCGAGGGGCCGCGGGCACTACATAGCGACTCGCGGCTGGAAGGGCGTCGCCCGGGTATGGCGCCGCTGCCTGGCACGGGCACTCCAGCCCCGCGTGGCGATGGCCTGGTGCCGCGCGGCGACCCAGCACTGCCTCCCGCTTCCTCTCAGACCCATTTCAGCCCCTCGGCGCGTACCATCGCCGACCTGCTGGTACGTTTTCCTGCCCCACCATCGGTGTTGAGCACCGGCTCGCCACTGATGAGGGCTGACGAACCCCCAAATGCCACCACTCTTGCCGCCCGGTTGCAAACCGGGGTACGCGACAGCGGACTGTTCTACGAGTCGCATCTCTCGCGCTGGTATCGCGGCGAGATGAGCCGACAGCAACTGGAAGGCGAGCCTCAAATGCTCCGTACGCTGCGCTTTACGCCGGCAGCGCCGGGCAACGCTCCTGCTGCAGCTTCTAGCGCATCCATGGCAGCACCGAATGCTGGCTCTGTGATGACAAGTGGTGCGCAGGTTATGCTGCCGGCAGGACAGGTTCAGCCCGCGCCAGCTGCGCCGGGCCAAGCATTGCCGGGTCAGGCATTGCCTGGCCAAGCGCTGCAGGGACAAGCTGCTTCCGCAGCCAACTCCTACATTGCCACCGAGTCGCTATATCCCGCGGCGGCACGCGGTGAGAGGGCTGGAGGCGAGAGCCAGGCGACCGCTTCTGGCCAGGCGCGTGACGCGGTACAGCCGGGGGCGCCGCGAGCCGAAGGGCCGGAATTGGCCGGTCGCGAGGCAGCCGAGCAGCTGATTCGTTCACGCTCGGTTGGTGGAGAACCCGTGCATGAGAGCCTTCAGGGGCTGGTGCGTCATCAGCTCGAGATGCTGGTAACGCCTGTCTTGCGCTGGGAGGGGGATGTCTGGTCCGGCATCTTCATGGCGCTGATGATCCAACTGCCGGCCGGGGCTCGACACGAGCATGAAGGCACGGCAGAGGGGGAAGATGAATCGCAGCAAGAGGCCTGGCATTCCGAACTCCAGCTAACGGTGCCAAGCCTGGGTGAGATTCGTGTGGCGATGTGGCTGCAGGAAAAGCGTATTCGCCTGCAATTGCTGGCCAGGGATGATGCCACTCTGCAGATCTTGGAAAGG
- a CDS encoding flagellar protein FliT produces the protein MLELARAGEWDALIERQSGYLQLADHLRQLDKEAVLDDDGKQCKAALLEAILADDLEIREQLMARRSELGQLMDTSRRQRDLHRSYGKQAASVVDASDKFGPGTP, from the coding sequence ATGCTAGAACTGGCTCGGGCCGGTGAGTGGGATGCGCTCATCGAACGACAGTCCGGCTACCTGCAGCTTGCCGACCATCTCAGGCAGCTCGACAAGGAGGCCGTGCTCGACGATGACGGCAAGCAGTGCAAGGCTGCGCTTCTGGAAGCCATTCTTGCCGATGACCTGGAGATTCGTGAACAATTGATGGCGCGGCGCAGCGAGCTAGGCCAGCTCATGGATACCAGCCGGCGGCAGCGCGATTTGCATCGCAGCTACGGCAAACAGGCGGCGTCCGTGGTTGATGCCTCCGACAAGTTTGGCCCGGGGACGCCGTGA
- the fliS gene encoding flagellar export chaperone FliS, whose amino-acid sequence MSTMRGAGAYGRGAGAYARVGVESGVMSATPHQLIVMLFDGAQGAIRAARIHMQAGNIAEKGKSISKALDIVNNGLLAALDTEKGGEIAERLGSLYDYVSRLLLVANLHNDQESLDQAEKLLDDIASAWREIGGAGVQG is encoded by the coding sequence ATGAGTACCATGCGAGGAGCAGGCGCTTACGGCCGTGGTGCCGGAGCCTATGCGCGTGTTGGCGTGGAGAGCGGTGTAATGTCGGCCACGCCGCACCAGCTGATCGTGATGCTGTTCGACGGGGCACAGGGGGCCATTCGCGCGGCACGCATCCATATGCAGGCGGGGAATATCGCGGAGAAGGGAAAGTCTATCTCCAAGGCGCTCGATATCGTCAACAATGGGCTGCTGGCGGCCCTGGATACCGAGAAGGGCGGCGAAATCGCCGAGCGGCTGGGTTCGTTGTATGACTATGTCAGTCGGTTGCTGCTGGTTGCCAACCTGCACAACGACCAGGAGAGCCTCGATCAGGCCGAGAAACTGCTGGACGACATCGCCTCGGCGTGGCGAGAAATAGGCGGTGCGGGAGTGCAAGGCTGA
- a CDS encoding HD domain-containing phosphohydrolase: protein MGSPSEIEALLERLVQPGGASLLLDRPDSTPMPVVVMEQTAPQSLLLDITAVREIAGELKRGIGFRLLGQVQGKMIRTPAIKSRQIDTVDSRVQCRCEYPHYLEELQRREAFRARLRLGMEVGAIVRSAEGEATVQGDLKDLSQQGCQLELPSSAATLLAAAVLVEIEFCFPNGTRFTIQALPRHTVADSDRQALKVGFQFENYTAEQERKLWFFVREIERESSRYGDDADVGRLPSMLFQSQAAGAVAPVGRRNLQAYPTPMARRLARVAGYLDAQLLELQQGDDIDSVQLSRHADMLIQLAEEDIEALLFATRCLGQEPMLVRHGLGVAVHLLALASSNSVPRDVRKAMAASAMVHDLGKGLLPPGLLAAESLGPEGYARLHEHVGLLQQRLGSCQWLAVSVMHSVVAGINERLDGSGYPGGAASDSLTELARMSAVVDVVDAMRRSRPDRPAWRIDAVYRHLLKSPEQFDPRWVKRYVQRFGLRPVGSLVRFSNGTLAWIQRLDQQGKPFQVQLTEEVTPPGEAMGEVLRGNITSRLGEMVEEVPIST from the coding sequence GTGGGGAGCCCAAGCGAGATCGAGGCACTGCTGGAACGGTTGGTCCAGCCTGGCGGAGCTTCGCTGCTGCTGGACCGGCCCGATAGCACGCCCATGCCGGTGGTGGTGATGGAGCAGACAGCACCGCAATCGCTGCTGCTCGACATTACCGCCGTGCGGGAGATTGCCGGCGAGCTGAAGCGCGGCATCGGCTTTCGCCTGTTGGGCCAGGTACAGGGCAAGATGATCCGCACGCCGGCGATCAAGTCGCGGCAGATCGATACGGTGGACTCAAGGGTGCAGTGCCGATGTGAATACCCGCATTACCTCGAGGAACTGCAGCGGCGCGAGGCCTTCCGTGCCCGCTTGCGCCTGGGCATGGAAGTGGGAGCCATCGTGCGCAGCGCCGAAGGTGAGGCTACGGTTCAGGGGGACCTAAAGGATCTGTCCCAGCAGGGCTGTCAGCTGGAACTGCCTTCTTCGGCCGCTACGCTGCTTGCCGCGGCCGTATTGGTCGAGATCGAATTCTGTTTCCCCAACGGCACGCGCTTCACGATTCAGGCATTACCCCGTCACACGGTGGCGGATAGCGACCGCCAAGCCTTGAAAGTGGGGTTTCAGTTCGAGAACTATACGGCCGAGCAGGAGCGCAAGCTGTGGTTTTTCGTCCGTGAGATCGAGCGTGAATCATCGCGATATGGCGATGATGCCGATGTTGGGCGCTTGCCGTCGATGCTGTTCCAGAGCCAAGCGGCCGGCGCAGTTGCTCCAGTCGGCCGGCGCAACCTGCAGGCTTATCCCACCCCGATGGCGCGTCGGCTGGCGCGGGTGGCGGGCTATCTCGATGCTCAACTGCTCGAGTTGCAGCAAGGTGACGACATTGATTCCGTTCAACTGTCTCGCCATGCCGACATGCTGATTCAACTGGCCGAGGAGGACATCGAGGCGCTGCTCTTCGCCACCCGCTGCCTGGGGCAGGAGCCGATGTTGGTCCGTCACGGGCTGGGTGTCGCCGTGCACCTGTTGGCACTGGCCAGCAGCAATTCGGTGCCGCGCGACGTGCGCAAGGCAATGGCTGCCAGCGCAATGGTGCATGACCTGGGCAAGGGGCTCTTGCCCCCGGGCCTGCTGGCTGCCGAGTCGCTGGGTCCCGAAGGTTATGCGCGTCTTCATGAACACGTGGGTCTGTTGCAGCAGCGCCTGGGGAGTTGCCAGTGGCTGGCGGTAAGCGTCATGCACTCAGTCGTGGCCGGTATCAATGAGCGGCTCGATGGGAGCGGTTATCCCGGTGGGGCCGCAAGCGATAGCCTAACCGAGCTGGCGCGCATGAGCGCGGTGGTGGATGTGGTGGATGCCATGCGGCGCAGTCGCCCCGATCGCCCCGCCTGGCGCATCGATGCCGTGTACCGGCACCTGCTCAAGTCGCCCGAGCAGTTCGACCCGCGCTGGGTGAAGCGATATGTACAGCGCTTCGGATTGCGCCCGGTGGGGTCGTTGGTGCGGTTTTCCAATGGCACGCTGGCCTGGATACAGCGGCTCGACCAACAGGGCAAACCCTTCCAGGTACAGCTTACCGAAGAGGTCACTCCGCCCGGCGAGGCAATGGGGGAGGTATTGCGAGGGAATATCACGTCGCGCCTGGGCGAGATGGTCGAGGAGGTTCCCATCTCGACATGA
- a CDS encoding EAL domain-containing protein, protein MPNNLQQVALHTWLILVPMLLLAMGIINGLAAWQLPGDWQPTWVSLPVMLLVGSGLLATLLKNRPTAQLCGALLLPIGLFAPLLSWWPRVVPEALSLDQAPLTPATSVAVLIASACLMAGNGSARSRLCWWFGGVVLFLVGGVSVAAGLWPDLLATGPWGNAFATPFTAFPALLSGAAMMMMARHASVTPIWSRSIILAVIGGVLASGLAWYALTWQQHDAKLRHASELLYTFKANAERVVDDKQREIQRMAARWEQFGGLPPQSYRESEVDDVFRDMPSLDSLHWQSGLDEEFRWGRERDDFHLSGWIEEHDWLLDWLAVGGTYPRWVLPGERRPELALMAVPLSPPAHGQLVAVLDLTRLFREEVSALITPLRLSVQRNASLMVANRRQDAASGVELRRGWVVLPGGATVGMRIHGGGPLSANMAGLLPLGVAVGGLVMTYLLAFSLGMAGLSQRRSLALARTQRHLRAQQRVQTLIARDQPLEDTLKAICRIIEAQVPGGIASIMLCDEARLRLEQLYSVNLPQAYCDAIEGVAIGPENGACGRAAYIRDFVVSADIASDPRWNGFHELTARHGLKACWSYPVISSNAQVLGTFAIYYPQPGEPSRSDRRRVIEAVELVSLAVERERNRRALKENEQRYRSMFTYHPDAVFSLDLKGNFTTANAACSSVTGYPLEQLIGLHFSKLAQANDRERIESLYVEVDKGEAFRYTVTICHREGRSVYLDVTNLPIVVNDRVIGFYGIAKDMTERHRQETELRILQRSVEASINGIVITDARQPDNPIIYVNEAFERITGYGRDEVLGHNCRFLQGSETDAEAMTQLRQAIAGQHELNVTLCNYRKDGSPFWNNLYLSPVKNGKGSVTHFIGIQHDISERKSYEAKLSYHASHDALTGLANRSLFEDHLMHDVLLAQRHGCHLAVLFLDLDDFKPINDSLGHEVGDQILIQAGQRLGEELNPGDTLARFGSDEFVILLPELEREEEAIRLAERLLARVRRPYRVGEHELYIGASVGIAFLQKELESPVELIQQADMAMYRAKQKGRNAWECFTSDINDEVNERMALRNDLQEAIEAENFELHYQPLLGARSGQVVGFEALVRWKHPVKGYLSPALFIPLAEDTGQIGPISAWVLRQACRDMCRLAAEGYGRYRVSVNLSPLQFRRVNFLGDLQQVLQETGLSADYLELELTEGILMADTAAAIETLHCLREMGVEVSIDDFGTGFSSLSYLKQLPIGKIKIDRSFVCDVTTNRHDSAIVQGIISMAHHLGLAVVAEGIEQAQQRDFLAAHGCDVFQGFFFARPMPLEKLQDYLKQRAAVSGQLTGATTSVDDEA, encoded by the coding sequence ATGCCCAATAATCTACAGCAAGTAGCACTGCATACCTGGTTGATACTGGTACCGATGCTGCTTTTAGCCATGGGAATAATCAACGGGCTGGCCGCCTGGCAGCTACCTGGCGACTGGCAGCCTACCTGGGTGAGCCTGCCCGTCATGCTGTTGGTGGGTAGTGGTCTGCTGGCAACACTGCTGAAAAATAGGCCAACGGCGCAGCTCTGCGGAGCCCTGCTGTTGCCTATTGGTTTGTTTGCGCCATTGCTTTCGTGGTGGCCACGCGTGGTTCCCGAAGCGCTAAGCCTGGATCAGGCGCCCCTGACACCTGCTACCAGTGTCGCGGTATTGATCGCGTCGGCATGCCTGATGGCGGGCAATGGTTCGGCGCGCTCGCGTCTATGCTGGTGGTTCGGTGGCGTCGTTCTCTTCCTGGTCGGTGGTGTGAGTGTTGCCGCGGGGTTGTGGCCGGATCTGCTTGCTACCGGCCCATGGGGTAACGCCTTCGCTACGCCTTTCACTGCCTTTCCTGCGCTGCTGAGTGGTGCGGCCATGATGATGATGGCACGCCACGCGAGCGTTACCCCCATATGGAGTCGGTCGATTATCCTGGCCGTGATCGGTGGGGTTCTTGCCAGCGGTCTTGCCTGGTATGCCCTTACTTGGCAACAGCATGATGCCAAGCTTCGGCATGCCTCCGAGTTGCTTTACACCTTCAAGGCGAACGCTGAACGCGTGGTCGATGACAAGCAGCGTGAAATACAGCGTATGGCCGCGCGCTGGGAGCAGTTCGGAGGACTCCCCCCGCAAAGTTACCGCGAATCGGAAGTCGACGATGTCTTCCGTGATATGCCGAGCCTGGACTCCCTTCATTGGCAGTCAGGGCTGGACGAAGAGTTTCGCTGGGGGCGGGAAAGAGACGATTTTCACCTGTCGGGCTGGATAGAGGAACACGACTGGCTGCTGGATTGGCTGGCGGTGGGAGGGACTTATCCGCGGTGGGTACTGCCGGGCGAACGACGTCCCGAACTTGCCTTGATGGCCGTGCCATTGTCGCCTCCCGCTCACGGCCAACTGGTCGCCGTACTCGATCTCACGCGCCTGTTTCGCGAGGAGGTGAGCGCGCTGATCACGCCGCTACGACTCTCCGTCCAGCGTAACGCGAGCCTGATGGTGGCCAACCGTCGACAGGACGCTGCGAGTGGGGTTGAGCTTCGGCGTGGCTGGGTAGTGCTGCCCGGTGGAGCTACCGTGGGCATGCGTATCCACGGCGGTGGGCCGCTTTCGGCCAACATGGCGGGCCTGCTACCGCTGGGCGTAGCCGTGGGCGGGTTGGTCATGACCTATCTGCTGGCTTTCAGCCTCGGGATGGCCGGCCTGAGCCAACGCCGCTCGCTGGCTCTGGCGCGCACCCAGCGACACTTGCGTGCACAGCAGCGCGTGCAGACGCTGATCGCGCGTGACCAGCCGCTGGAGGATACCCTCAAGGCAATCTGCCGGATCATCGAGGCCCAGGTGCCGGGCGGAATCGCTTCCATCATGCTTTGCGACGAGGCTCGCCTCCGCCTGGAGCAGCTCTACAGCGTCAACCTGCCGCAAGCCTATTGCGATGCGATAGAAGGCGTGGCGATAGGCCCCGAGAACGGCGCCTGTGGCCGGGCGGCGTATATTCGCGATTTCGTGGTAAGCGCCGACATCGCCAGCGATCCGCGCTGGAATGGGTTTCATGAACTGACAGCACGGCATGGGCTAAAAGCTTGCTGGTCTTATCCGGTGATCAGCAGCAATGCGCAAGTGTTAGGCACCTTCGCCATCTACTATCCACAGCCGGGCGAACCCTCACGGAGCGACAGACGGCGCGTGATCGAGGCGGTCGAGCTGGTATCGCTGGCCGTGGAGCGCGAGCGTAACCGACGGGCACTGAAGGAGAACGAACAGCGCTATCGCTCGATGTTCACCTATCATCCCGATGCTGTCTTCTCCCTCGACCTGAAAGGAAATTTCACCACCGCCAATGCCGCCTGCAGCAGCGTGACCGGCTATCCCCTCGAGCAGCTGATCGGCCTGCATTTCTCGAAACTGGCACAGGCGAACGATCGGGAACGCATCGAATCGCTCTACGTCGAGGTCGACAAGGGCGAGGCGTTCCGTTATACGGTCACCATTTGTCACCGCGAGGGGCGTAGCGTCTATCTCGACGTGACCAACCTGCCCATCGTGGTCAACGACCGAGTCATCGGTTTCTATGGCATCGCCAAGGACATGACCGAGCGCCATCGGCAGGAGACGGAGCTACGCATACTGCAACGCAGCGTTGAAGCCAGCATCAACGGCATCGTCATTACCGATGCCCGGCAGCCCGATAATCCGATCATTTATGTCAACGAAGCGTTCGAGCGTATCACCGGCTACGGGCGTGACGAGGTGCTGGGGCACAACTGTCGTTTCCTGCAAGGCAGCGAGACCGATGCGGAGGCCATGACGCAGTTGAGGCAGGCGATTGCCGGACAGCACGAGCTCAACGTCACGCTGTGCAACTACCGCAAGGATGGCTCGCCGTTCTGGAACAACCTCTACCTGTCTCCGGTGAAGAATGGCAAGGGCAGCGTTACTCACTTCATCGGTATCCAGCACGATATTTCCGAACGCAAGTCCTATGAGGCGAAGCTTTCCTATCATGCAAGCCACGATGCGTTGACGGGGCTGGCCAACCGTTCGCTGTTCGAGGATCACCTGATGCATGATGTGCTGCTCGCCCAGCGGCACGGATGCCACCTGGCGGTGCTGTTCCTCGACCTGGATGATTTCAAGCCGATCAACGACAGCCTGGGACACGAAGTGGGCGACCAGATCCTGATCCAGGCCGGCCAACGCCTGGGCGAGGAGCTCAATCCTGGCGACACGCTGGCTCGCTTCGGCAGCGACGAATTCGTCATTCTGCTACCTGAACTGGAGCGCGAAGAAGAGGCCATCCGCCTGGCCGAACGCTTGCTGGCCCGGGTTCGCCGCCCTTATCGTGTTGGCGAGCACGAACTCTACATTGGTGCCAGCGTGGGCATCGCCTTCCTGCAGAAAGAGCTGGAAAGTCCCGTCGAGCTGATTCAGCAGGCCGACATGGCGATGTACCGTGCCAAGCAGAAGGGACGCAATGCCTGGGAGTGCTTCACCAGCGATATCAATGATGAAGTGAACGAGCGCATGGCATTGCGCAATGATCTTCAGGAGGCGATCGAGGCAGAAAACTTCGAATTGCATTACCAACCCTTGCTGGGTGCCAGGAGCGGCCAGGTGGTCGGTTTCGAGGCGCTGGTTCGCTGGAAGCATCCGGTCAAGGGGTATCTCTCACCGGCACTGTTCATTCCGTTGGCCGAGGATACCGGCCAGATCGGACCCATCAGCGCTTGGGTGTTACGCCAGGCATGTCGTGACATGTGTCGCCTGGCTGCGGAGGGATACGGGCGTTATCGCGTTTCAGTCAACCTTTCGCCATTACAGTTCCGTCGCGTCAACTTTCTGGGCGATCTGCAGCAGGTGCTGCAGGAAACCGGCCTGTCGGCAGATTATCTCGAACTGGAACTCACCGAGGGCATCCTGATGGCCGATACCGCGGCGGCCATCGAGACACTGCATTGCCTGCGCGAGATGGGCGTCGAGGTTTCCATCGATGACTTCGGTACCGGGTTCTCGAGCTTGAGCTATCTGAAGCAGTTGCCGATCGGCAAGATCAAGATCGATCGCAGCTTCGTATGTGACGTCACCACCAATCGTCATGACAGTGCCATCGTTCAGGGCATCATCTCCATGGCCCACCACCTGGGGCTGGCGGTGGTGGCCGAGGGTATCGAACAAGCGCAGCAGCGCGACTTCCTGGCGGCTCATGGCTGCGACGTATTTCAGGGTTTTTTCTTTGCGCGTCCGATGCCGCTCGAAAAGTTACAGGACTATTTGAAGCAACGGGCTGCTGTGTCCGGCCAGTTGACAGGCGCAACCACGTCGGTAGATGACGAGGCGTAG
- a CDS encoding GGDEF domain-containing protein → MLSSNPHETREFQNRRLDSLAEPPEVGHELFVGLSALRDTLSNRHHSRDFTFAHARYLRSRVLALGLIFTLLSPLWIVVDSLVLPSELLWYTLAGRVGLLLGLVGVLTLAYFSLERIRRIRFSAGMLLALPAGFYLFVLIMLPAEQVGSLVGYGFIPFLLVAALSVFPFTLLESLAAGLAMLGLLAFSQLLDGSWLTGRGLESVWLLSSLLVVSLAANHFQLSLLLRLYRQATHDPLTGLFNRGALEEHLEKVQAWQRDTEGQDSLGSVPCSLLMADLDHFKRINDSYGHSVGDSVLCQFAELLMRQTRRHDCVARYGGEEFVIILVGSGQARAMEIADRIRDAVEKAEFSSHDGQPIPITTSIGVTRLEQDEPAQGALKRADDALYRAKREGRNQVVAAQNPGDPPV, encoded by the coding sequence ATGCTCTCCAGCAATCCTCATGAAACCCGCGAGTTCCAGAACCGTCGCCTGGATTCGCTGGCCGAGCCACCCGAGGTGGGGCATGAGCTGTTCGTCGGCTTGAGCGCCCTGCGCGATACTTTGAGCAACCGCCACCATTCGCGCGACTTCACCTTCGCCCATGCGCGCTATCTGCGCAGCCGCGTCCTGGCGCTTGGTCTCATCTTTACGCTGCTTTCGCCGCTCTGGATCGTGGTGGACTCGCTGGTACTGCCGAGCGAATTGCTGTGGTACACCCTGGCGGGAAGGGTAGGGTTGTTGCTGGGGCTGGTGGGTGTACTGACGCTGGCCTACTTCAGCCTCGAGCGGATACGGCGCATCCGCTTCAGTGCCGGTATGCTGCTGGCGCTGCCGGCGGGGTTCTATCTGTTCGTGCTGATCATGCTGCCAGCAGAGCAGGTTGGCAGTCTGGTCGGGTATGGCTTCATCCCCTTCTTGCTGGTGGCGGCACTGAGCGTTTTTCCCTTCACGCTGCTGGAGTCGCTTGCTGCCGGCCTTGCCATGCTTGGGCTGCTGGCGTTTTCCCAGCTGTTAGATGGCAGCTGGCTGACCGGTCGCGGCTTGGAGAGTGTCTGGCTGCTCTCCAGCCTATTGGTCGTTTCCTTGGCGGCCAACCACTTCCAGCTCAGCCTGTTGCTGCGGCTCTATCGACAAGCTACCCATGATCCCTTGACCGGTCTCTTCAACCGCGGCGCGCTGGAGGAGCACCTGGAAAAAGTCCAGGCCTGGCAGCGTGACACCGAAGGCCAGGATAGCCTTGGCAGTGTGCCCTGTTCGCTGCTGATGGCCGATCTCGATCATTTCAAGCGTATCAATGACAGCTACGGCCACTCGGTCGGCGATAGCGTGCTGTGCCAGTTCGCCGAGCTATTGATGCGGCAGACGCGCCGGCACGACTGTGTCGCACGCTATGGCGGCGAGGAGTTCGTCATCATATTGGTCGGCAGTGGCCAGGCCAGAGCGATGGAGATTGCCGATCGCATCCGGGATGCCGTGGAAAAAGCCGAGTTTTCCAGCCATGACGGGCAGCCCATACCCATCACGACCAGCATTGGCGTGACCCGGCTGGAGCAGGACGAGCCGGCCCAGGGGGCGCTCAAACGTGCCGATGATGCGCTCTATCGCGCCAAGCGCGAGGGACGCAACCAGGTAGTAGCGGCCCAGAATCCCGGCGATCCTCCCGTCTAG
- a CDS encoding cyclase family protein encodes MDPQAQAYELAHPRSASMPQSPFAEPESYRFDPSSGIPGTRHGFNTESTSGNVGGQGTQLDGLGHFAFLPERWNGEGEFPSEALRYFGGFTQNEVKPTPDAPLEKLGLENLPPIVTSAVLLDAATYLNEGEPLAAGDLITRDDIQGMLEAQGLAWRGLLPGDVLYIHTGWGKYWDSGDERYYTQGPGLAFDTVEWLKEQAIVLVALDNPFTDPAPEGMLAGEAMPEGVPDGLPFAIHHSNLTQSGIYQIQNARLDELAADRVWTSCTMILPAQTKGAAQAPVRPVAIGTSFND; translated from the coding sequence ATGGATCCCCAAGCACAGGCATATGAGCTGGCCCATCCGCGCAGTGCGTCAATGCCGCAATCGCCGTTTGCCGAACCCGAGTCCTACCGCTTCGATCCATCCAGCGGCATCCCGGGCACTCGCCACGGATTCAATACCGAATCCACCAGCGGCAACGTAGGCGGTCAGGGTACCCAACTCGACGGGCTAGGCCATTTCGCCTTCCTGCCAGAGCGCTGGAACGGTGAAGGGGAGTTTCCCTCCGAGGCGCTGCGTTATTTCGGCGGCTTCACCCAGAATGAGGTGAAACCGACTCCGGATGCTCCGCTCGAGAAGCTCGGCCTCGAAAATCTTCCCCCTATCGTCACTTCGGCCGTGTTGCTGGATGCCGCGACCTACCTCAACGAGGGCGAACCACTCGCCGCCGGCGACTTGATCACTCGCGACGACATCCAAGGCATGCTTGAAGCCCAAGGACTCGCCTGGCGCGGCCTGCTGCCCGGCGATGTGCTCTATATACATACCGGCTGGGGCAAGTATTGGGATAGCGGCGATGAGCGCTACTACACCCAGGGGCCGGGGCTGGCCTTCGATACCGTGGAATGGCTGAAAGAGCAGGCCATCGTGCTGGTCGCCCTGGATAATCCTTTCACCGACCCAGCTCCCGAAGGCATGTTAGCGGGAGAGGCGATGCCGGAGGGTGTCCCGGATGGGCTCCCCTTCGCTATCCACCACTCCAACCTGACGCAGTCAGGCATCTATCAGATTCAGAATGCGCGGCTGGATGAATTGGCCGCAGACCGGGTCTGGACCTCCTGCACCATGATTCTTCCCGCCCAGACGAAAGGAGCCGCACAGGCACCGGTCAGGCCCGTTGCGATCGGCACTTCCTTCAACGACTGA
- the dctP gene encoding TRAP transporter substrate-binding protein DctP, producing the protein MNRHIRWTTTLGTALVTLGLVSQAAADTATLRTVSAFTPGTAIPHTFEMFLEEIENDPDAPVEVDFIGGPETMPPFQIGNAVSNGVVDMAFVTSAFYTSSLPAAHALNLTRYSPEELRETGRFEQLQEMWREQMNVHYLAYTNYGNRYHLYLNEPIDSPELNGLRMRITPVYRAFAEAMGGEAAQTPPGEVYTALERGTVDGYGWPVQGIFDLGWQEHTRYRVDPGFYHVEVGVLVNQDAWDNLTDEQRDYLTEKAIWLEEQNGLNEEINAEEERRQAEAGIEVIEFEGEERERYLEMAYQVQWERLAEEHAENAERLREILDSE; encoded by the coding sequence ATGAATCGTCATATCCGCTGGACCACGACCCTCGGCACCGCCCTCGTCACGCTGGGGCTGGTGAGCCAAGCCGCCGCCGACACGGCAACGCTGCGTACCGTCAGCGCCTTCACTCCCGGCACGGCCATCCCGCACACCTTCGAGATGTTTCTCGAAGAGATCGAGAACGATCCCGATGCACCGGTCGAGGTCGATTTCATCGGCGGCCCCGAAACCATGCCCCCGTTTCAGATCGGCAATGCGGTAAGCAACGGTGTCGTCGATATGGCCTTCGTCACCTCGGCGTTCTATACCAGTTCACTGCCGGCTGCCCATGCCCTCAACCTGACGCGCTATTCCCCAGAGGAGCTACGCGAAACGGGCCGCTTCGAGCAGTTGCAGGAAATGTGGCGCGAGCAGATGAACGTGCACTACCTGGCTTACACCAACTACGGCAACCGCTATCACCTGTATCTCAACGAGCCCATCGACAGCCCCGAACTCAACGGCCTGCGCATGCGTATCACGCCGGTTTACCGTGCCTTCGCTGAAGCCATGGGCGGCGAGGCGGCCCAGACCCCACCCGGTGAGGTGTATACCGCGCTGGAGCGAGGCACGGTGGATGGCTACGGCTGGCCGGTTCAGGGCATCTTCGACCTCGGCTGGCAGGAGCATACCCGCTACCGCGTCGACCCCGGTTTCTATCACGTCGAAGTCGGCGTGCTGGTGAACCAGGACGCGTGGGACAACCTGACCGACGAGCAGCGTGACTATCTCACCGAGAAGGCCATCTGGCTGGAAGAGCAGAACGGCCTCAACGAGGAGATCAACGCCGAGGAGGAGCGTCGTCAGGCCGAAGCGGGCATCGAGGTGATTGAGTTCGAGGGCGAAGAGCGCGAGCGTTACCTGGAGATGGCCTACCAGGTGCAGTGGGAGCGGCTGGCGGAGGAGCATGCCGAGAATGCCGAGCGACTGAGAGAGATTCTGGACAGTGAATGA